The genomic interval CTGAAGCCTGTTTCTTTTTTATTTACATTATCCATATATGTTTCTTAGGGAGATTTAGGATAGAAAAGTTCAATCAATAGCCTAATGGCTTATACGCAAAGGTTACCATAATTATCTGAAGAACTTGTATACAGATTACGGTTTTGCATACCATTTTCGCTGATTGGGGAATGCCTATCAATGAGAAACTCAGGAAAACAGTAGCTTTAACCTTTGAAATTGGAGTTTTATGGAAAAAATAAGACGGTTCGAGATAATCACAGAATATAATATTTTCAACCAAAAAGAAACATTGCATCCGCTGGTGAGCGTTATTGATTTGTCGAAAGCGGCACCAAGGCAAGCTTCCAATATGTATTTTGGTTTTTACACCGTTTTCTTAAAAGATGTAAAATGTGGTGACCTGCGATACGGCCGGGCAATGTATGATTATCAGGAAGGGACAATGGTATTTATTGCTCCGGGGCAGGTTGTTACTGTTGACAGCCATGGCGAAACCTATCAACCCAAAGGGTATGCATTGGTTTTTCATCCCGATTTAATATATGGCACTTCTCTTGGCAGGAATATACAGGATTATACGTTCTTTTCCTATCAATCCAATGAAGCACTGCACTTGTCAGAGCGTGAAAGAAAAATTGTGTTAGATTGTTTTTCAAAAATAGAATACGAACTGGAGCATGCCGTTGACAAGCACAGCAAAAAGTTATTGGTGGATAACATTGAATTGTTACTTAACTATTGTACCCGTTTTTACGACAGACAATTTATTACCCGCGACAAAGTACATCAGGGAATTTTAGAGAAATTTGAGACCTTACTTAATGGCTATTTTCAGAGCGACAAACCACAAACTACAGGCTTACCTTCAGTAGCCGACTGTGCAAAGGAAATGAATTTATCAGCCGGATATTTTGGCGACCTTATTAAAAAAGAAACGGGACAATCAGCGCAAGAATACATTAAAGCCAAAGTAATTACTGTTGCTAAAGAACGAATTTTTAATGTTAACAGATCTATAAGCGAAGTAGCATATGAATTAGGTTTTAAGTATCCGCAACATTTTACAAGACTTTTCAAACAAAAAACAGGAATGACGCCAAACGAATTTAGAGCACAGAATTAATTAGCCGCCGCACCAAGTCGGACACATTTAATCCATTCAAATTCCCAAGATAAAAAGCGAACATACAACCGGAGATATCCTAAAATAAATTTTTTAAAGTTTATGAAAATGATCCCGCTTTTTCGCTGTACCAGCATGAAGAAAGCTATAGCCTTCTATACTGAAACCCTGGATTTTGAACTATCCGCAGAAAGTACACCAGATGATGTCGTTGTTGTTCTATCAAATGGGAACGCTGAACTCATGCTGTCAACAATCGACGGGTTATCTGGTAATGTGACCAATATAGTTGTAGAAAATATCGACTCGCTTTTCCAAAAATATATTCAAAGAGGTCTGGATATCTCAACTAAGTCAGAATCACCAATTCATCAGGGGCCATTAAACCAGACCTGGGGAACCAGGGAATTTTATGTAACAGACCCTGACTGCAACACACTAAGATTTCAGCAGAGATAGTGGCAAATTTAGTTTTAACACAAGTAGTTTGCTTGACACTTTCGCATAACATTGGGTTTGGCAGAAAAGCAGAATACAAAGAAGAAGGCAGCAATTAAGAAATTCGCAAGAACTGTTACTAAATAAATATAAAACTGATTCTAAAAGATAAATCATATGAGACGTTCTATTTTAATCATTCTAATCATTTGCTTATTTACTTCTATCCGGGCTCAAGAAGAAATTAAGCTAAGGTCTGGTAATATAGAAATGTATGGAACTATAATTACCCCCGCAAAACAGACAAACAGAGCAATACTTATTATTGTTGGCTCAGGTTCAACAGATAGAGATGGAAACACAAAACCTGTATATGTTAACAATTGCCTTAAAATGCTTGCAGAAGAATTATCGGTTTTAGGTTACTGTACATTAAGATATGATAAAAGAGGAGTGGGTAAGAGTAATTCCGACTCTCTGAAATCGGAAAATTTACGCTTTGAACAATATGTCACAGATGCGATTGAATGGATTAATTTTTTAAAGAAGAAATATGCTGATATTACTGTTATCGGCCATAGTCAGGGAGCGTTAGTAGGTATGATGGCTGTTCAAAAAACCAAAGTGAACAGATTCATATCTTTGGCGGGCTTGTCAGAAGATGCCTATACTACAGTCAAAAGACAATTATCAAACCAGCCAAAAGTTGTAAGGGATGCCGCATACCCAATACTTGACAGCCTGAAAAATGAAATAAAAGTAAATGAAGTGCCCGCCTATTTAAATAGTTTGTTCAACCCAAAAACGCAAGACTATTTTATCTCATTCATGAGATATAACCCAAGGGTGGAAATAACTAAAATAAACTGCCCAATTTTAGTAATACAAGGTACCAGCGACTTACAAATAACAGTAGAAGGTGCAACTGAAATGAGCAATAATTCACAGAATTCTACATTGAAAATTATTGAAGGTATGAATCATGTGCTTAAAAAATCTTCAAATGATGTAAGTGAAAATATGAGTACCTATAATAATGCAGCACTTCCGTTACACCCCGATTTAATTATGGCAATTAATCAATTCTTAGAAAAGTAGTTTTTTTAAAGCATTGCAGACCCGGTACTCGAGGGAAACCTTTCCAACAAACAAAGAGCACAATATCTCCTTATGATTTGGTGGCTTTATATACCCCTGCAGAGGTGCAACGACGATTGTCACCGAATCTCCCTTCAATCCAGATGCCCCAGTTTGCGATAGCCAGTGGCTACCCTGCTTTTTATTCCTTATTTTCCATTTCTTATTCCTTATTTTTACTCCCTTCCTCCAAAATATTTTAGACCAACCAAAACCAACGCATATGTTTGAAAAACTTTCACACCTTCCCACCCCCTGGCAGATACTGACTGACCCGGCTTCCATAATCGTCATTTCGATTTTCCTGGTATTACTGATCGCCGAAGCAACTGTGCCGGGACGAAAATTACCTACTATAAAATATTGGAAACTAAAAGGGATAATAGCCTTTACTATTTATTTCTTTGTATCGTCCTACCTTCCACTTATCTGGAACGACTATTTAGCCGCCTACAAGATATTTGACCTTACCCAACTTGGTCATTATTGGGGTGGTTTGATCGCCCTGTTTCTTTACGAACTTGGTGTCTACGTCTGGCATAGAGCCATGCATAAAAGTCATTTGTTGTGGCGTGTATTCCATCAAATGCATCACAGTGCAGAGCGAGTGGATACATATGGCGCTTTCTATTTTAGCTTAATGGACATGATTGGATTTACATTCTTAACAAGTCTTGCCATGGTTTGGATTGCCGGATTCACCCCACAGGCAACTATATACGCCATCTACGGTGCCACATTTCTGGCCGTTATTCAACACACCAATATTAAGACCCCCCAATGGACAGGTTATATTTTCCAGCGACCAGAATCCCATTCTTTACACCACGAAAAAGGGGTTCACGCCTATAACTATTCCGACCTTCCGTTATTCGATATAATATTCGGAACATTCCGCAATCCCAAAGAATTTGTAAAGGAAACAGGCTTTTACCCTGGGGCTTCATCCGAGATAGGGAAAATGCTATTATTTAAAGACATTACTTCAGAGCCTGCCAAAAGGAAGGAATAATAAAACAGCAGCAACAAGATGCAAATGCCACTATGAACTTTATAGTCCTATGGCCTTTGAGGTCAGGCAAACCAAATATTTAAATTTCTGGACAAACACAAAATCCGACTCCAGGAAATTTAATTTGGCATAATCGACCTAAATAAAGGCGAAAACTTTTATCAATGAATTTTGAAAAGCTTATTCCGAATGTTTATTATGTTGATATAAACAGTGGATTGAAAATGTTTGTCGACTGCCTGGAATTTACCATTGGCCACAATGAAATAAAATCCGACCAGCCATTTTGTGTGCTGAACAAAGACGGATTAAGTATTTTTCTTTTTGAACACCCCAAACTGGCAAAAGAACATAATCCAGAGTTTAGATTGGTCACCCATAATATTGAAGAGGTATATGAAAAAGTGTCTGCCTCTCATCCGGAATTTCTTCATCCCAATCTGAAAGAAGTATCCGTTCGTCCATGGGGAGCCAAGGAATTTGCCTTACGAGATGATCAGGTTTGTATTATAATTCAACAGTGGTAAACCTGGCTATGTACTTTATACCTTTAATAAATACAACTTCTATTAAAAGATAAATCTACCTTCGATTACGGATAAATTTCTTGTTAATTTCCAAACTTCGCCATGACAAATTACTGAACCATATAGTTAAGAAATGCCCTATAATAAAACCCTTTTCCGAACATACATTTCCTTACTTTTACTTTTTGGCGCTTTTAATTATAGCGTAGCACAGCAATTGGGTCACTTTGAAATTCACAGAGGAATTTCTCCCTTTCTCTTAGGCAAGGTTCTAAATATCCAGGACAGCACCAGTCTACTTAAAGAAGTTGGAAAGCTTGAATTTAATGGTCAAACTGAATATACTTATTCATATCCAGTTGCAATAAATGACCCTTACATGCTGGGAGGAATATCTTTTAGAGTCATTGCCGTCACAACTGTATCTGATACCATAATTAGAATTATGATCAGCCAAATTTATACACCCTCGCTTTTTAAAGACTTTGAAAAGAAGGCCAAAAAGGACTTTCGTCAGCTCTGCCAATATTTTAAAGAGCAGTGGAAATCTTCAGGCAAAAAAAAGAAATTCTTACAATCGCCGGACAAAAGAATCATTTCGGAAGGTTTACAATGGCATTCCGACAATGTCAAAATGAACTTAGCCTTATATGAAGATAAAAGTGAAACTAAAAGGCTTTTTGATATCTCAATTACCTTGGAACGATCTGGAAATTATTAAGCCTGGCAATAAAAAAAATTGAGAAAATCTATAACTTGACAACTTAATACTTAAATAAAGCAAAATGATACACCAAAAAATAACTCCTTGCCTATGGGTTGAAAAAGACGCCAAGGCCGTAGTGGAATATTATCTCTCCATCTTTAAGGATGGAAAGCTAAAAGACTACCGTCTGTTCACCCAAATGCCAAAAGATGGGAACCCTGCCAATTCCGCTGATGATAATTTATCGGGCGAATTTGATACGGCTGTAATGGAAATAGCCGGGGTAGAATTCAGCATATTAGCCGCAGGACCCATGTTTAAATTTACTGAAGCTATATCCATGGTCATAAACTGCAAAGACCAGGCTGAGGTTGATTACTATTGGGAAGCGCTAACCTCCAATGGTGGAGAAGAAGGACCCTGCGGATGGTGTAAGGATAAATATGGGCTATCCTGGCAGGTGGTACCCACTGAATACTTTGACCTGATTCACCATAGTGACCCCGCCATCAGCAGAAAAGCATTAATGAACACGTTTAGTCAAAAGAAAATAATCATTGCAGATTTAAAGTAAAATGCAGGAGAAAAAGATAGACGTATTTTACCCTAAAAGCCAAACAGCCTGGAGAAAATGGTTGGAGAAAAACCATCTTTCCAAACAAGCTGTTTGGCTTGTTTATTATAATAAAAAATCAGGTAAAAAATCCATTACCTGGAGTAATGCGGTGGATGAGGCCTTGTGTTTTGGCTGGATTGACAGCAAAATAATCAAGGTTGATGAAGATGCCTCCCATCAATATTTCAGCAGGCGAAAGCCGAAAAGCACCTGGTCAAAGATCAATAAAGACAAAGTGGAGCAGCTGATCGCCAGTGGCCAGATGGCTGAAGCAGGATTGGCCAGTATTGAATTGGCCAAACAAAATGGCTCCTGGACCATTTTAGACGATGTGGAGGCATTGATCATTCCCCCCGACCTGGAAGCAGCGTTGGCAAGAAAACCTCGTTCCAAAGCATTCTACCATAGCTTAAGCAAATCGGCACAAAAATCAATCCTTTCCTGGCTGGTGTTTGCCAGGACGCCTGAAACCCGGAAAAAAAGAATTAGTGAAATAATTGAAAGCGCCGCAAAGCAATTAAAGCCGGTACACTTGCGCTAGGATACATCCCACTTTCAATTGGTTTAATAAGTTCCTATCGACATTTAATCGCTGCGGGCTGTAATCTTTGGGTGGACAGCGACAGCCCATTCAAATTAAGTTGACAACAGCCAATTCAGGAGGAGACCACCATATTCTGTCAATAAAAAAGGGGCAAACTGGTCATTTTACCATTTTGCCCCTTTTTGTGATCCCGCTGGGACTCGAACCCAGGGCCCATACATTAAAAGTGTATTGCTCTACCAACTGAGCTACGGAATCATCCCTCAAAATTTGGGAGTGCAAAAATAAGGGGGATTCTTTTAGTTGCCAAAAAATAATCTGTCTTATTTGATTGTCTTACACCCCTTTAAACGGAAGGGTTATCCACAAACAAGCGTTCGAGTCTGGACAAATTAATTTAGGTTTGCATACCAACAACTTACACCCCATGAACTCCTTCTTTTCCAATAAAGTCGTCATTGTCACCGGAGGTACCGATGGTATCGGTCGCGCCATGGTTGACCAGTTGCTCCAATCGGGGGCCAAAGTATCCACCTGTGGCCGTAATCCGGATAAACTCTACCAACTCCAGTCGCAATACCCCTCCTCCCCTCTTCATACCATGATCGCGGATGTGAGCAACGAGAACGATTGCCGTCGCCTTGTGGAAATGACCATAAAAATGTTTGGGGGCGTGGATATACTGATCAATAATGCAGGTATCTCGATGCGGGCAGAAATGACGGAGGCCAGTACCGAAGTGATCCGTACGGTCATGGAGATCAACTTCTTTGGATCGGTGTATTGCACGCATTATGCCCTGTCCTCCATATTGGAACGGAAAGGCACAATCGTTGGAGTTTCTTCGATCGCAGGATACCGGGGATTGCCCGGCCGTAGCGGCTATTCCGCCTCCAAATTTGCCCTCCGGGGATGGCTGGAAGCCCTCCGCACGGAAATGCTCGAAAGCGGGGTAAATGTGATGTGGGTTTGCCCGGGATTCACTACCTCGAATATCCGGAATGCCGCCCTGAACAAAGAGGGCCAGGCCCATGGGGAAAGCCCTATGGATGAAGGGAAAATGATGACGGCCGAAGAATGTTCGCATATCATCCTGAACGGGATCCGTAAACGGAAGCGCGAGATCGTGATGACCTTTACCGGGAAAAGGGCCGTTTTCCTCAACAAATTCTTTCCCTCTTTCGCCGATAAGATGACACGAAAATTCTTTTACAAGGAAGGCAAACTAGTTAAATAACGGGATTCACGGATGGCATTGATCACATTAACTTCGGAAATGGGTCACCAGGACTATCTGGTGAGCGCGGTGAAAGCCACCCTGCTGGGGATCGATCCGGGTTTTACGATCGTGGATGTATCGCACTCGATTCCGGCCTTTAATTATCCTCAGGCGGCCTATGTCTGCCGCAATGCCTTTAAACATTTTCCTGAATACAGTTACCACCTGGTCCTCGTCAACCTGTTTGACCGGAAACCGGAACAACTTCTCCTGGCCTTTCACCAGAACCAATATATACTTTGCGCCGATAACGGCTTACTGACGATGATTTTGGAAGAGAAACCGGAAATGATCATTGGAATACCCCTGAAATCGACGGAAAAAACCACTATCGGTATTGCCGCGGCAATGGGCCGGGTAGCGCATGAACTGGTCAATGGGACTTCGATCAAGGATATCGGTGTGCCGGATGTGAACTATCTTGAAAAGAACCCACTGAGACCGGTGGTGGATGACCTGGGTATGGAAGGGAAGATCATATTCATTGATCAATTTGAAAATGTGGTGGTGAATATCACCCGCGAAGAATTTGAGCGGAACCGGAATGGCCGGAAATTCCAGATCATTTTTAAACGGGACGAGGTGATCGACCGGATCAGCCAGACCTATGCGGATGCCCCTGAAGGGGAAAAACTGGCCTTGTTCAATTCAGCCGGTTACCTGGAGATCGCCATTAACAAAGGCAATGCCGCAGGCCTTTTTGGTTTAAAAGGCTATAACGAGAAGAATGGCCGGGTATCCGCGATCCTGCAAAACCAGCTATTCTATCAAACGATACGCATCCATTTTGAACCTTAACCCTGTTTTCAGATGACAAATCCCCGCCTTCGCATTGCTGTGGACATGGATGGTGTACTGGCCGATGTGGCCGAGCAGTTTCTGCGCTATCATGAACGGGATTTTGGAGAAAGAAAATCCCTGGCCGAAGTAGCCGGGGTAGAAGAATTGGATGCCTTCCCGCATAGCCGAAAACATGTATATGAACCGGGTTTCTTTCTTACCGCCCCGGTGATCCCGCATAGCCAGGAGGTATTGAAAGCCCTCCACGACCGGTTTGATGTTTTTATCGTCTCGGCCGCCACGGAATTTCCTCAAAGCCTGCCCGAGAAACAGGTCTGGCTGGGACAACATTTCCCCTTTATATCCTGGCAACAAATGGTGTTCTGCGGGTCAAAGACCATCATCCGGGCCGACTGGATGATCGATGACCATTTCAAGAACCTGGACCATTTTTCCGGGGACACCATCCTGTTCTCCCAGCCCCATAACCTTTTACGGGAAAATGGCCGTCACCGACGGGTCCAGGGCTGGACAGAGGTTTGGGATATATTTAATTCCTAATTATTGATTATTAATTATTTTTGGCACTCCCGATAAAAAAGGGGTCAAATCAATACGTTATGAATTTTAGGAAAGTCAATAACATCA from Chitinophagales bacterium carries:
- a CDS encoding helix-turn-helix transcriptional regulator, which gives rise to MEKIRRFEIITEYNIFNQKETLHPLVSVIDLSKAAPRQASNMYFGFYTVFLKDVKCGDLRYGRAMYDYQEGTMVFIAPGQVVTVDSHGETYQPKGYALVFHPDLIYGTSLGRNIQDYTFFSYQSNEALHLSERERKIVLDCFSKIEYELEHAVDKHSKKLLVDNIELLLNYCTRFYDRQFITRDKVHQGILEKFETLLNGYFQSDKPQTTGLPSVADCAKEMNLSAGYFGDLIKKETGQSAQEYIKAKVITVAKERIFNVNRSISEVAYELGFKYPQHFTRLFKQKTGMTPNEFRAQN
- a CDS encoding VOC family protein; its protein translation is MKMIPLFRCTSMKKAIAFYTETLDFELSAESTPDDVVVVLSNGNAELMLSTIDGLSGNVTNIVVENIDSLFQKYIQRGLDISTKSESPIHQGPLNQTWGTREFYVTDPDCNTLRFQQR
- a CDS encoding alpha/beta fold hydrolase is translated as MRRSILIILIICLFTSIRAQEEIKLRSGNIEMYGTIITPAKQTNRAILIIVGSGSTDRDGNTKPVYVNNCLKMLAEELSVLGYCTLRYDKRGVGKSNSDSLKSENLRFEQYVTDAIEWINFLKKKYADITVIGHSQGALVGMMAVQKTKVNRFISLAGLSEDAYTTVKRQLSNQPKVVRDAAYPILDSLKNEIKVNEVPAYLNSLFNPKTQDYFISFMRYNPRVEITKINCPILVIQGTSDLQITVEGATEMSNNSQNSTLKIIEGMNHVLKKSSNDVSENMSTYNNAALPLHPDLIMAINQFLEK
- a CDS encoding sterol desaturase family protein — protein: MFEKLSHLPTPWQILTDPASIIVISIFLVLLIAEATVPGRKLPTIKYWKLKGIIAFTIYFFVSSYLPLIWNDYLAAYKIFDLTQLGHYWGGLIALFLYELGVYVWHRAMHKSHLLWRVFHQMHHSAERVDTYGAFYFSLMDMIGFTFLTSLAMVWIAGFTPQATIYAIYGATFLAVIQHTNIKTPQWTGYIFQRPESHSLHHEKGVHAYNYSDLPLFDIIFGTFRNPKEFVKETGFYPGASSEIGKMLLFKDITSEPAKRKE
- a CDS encoding VOC family protein, producing the protein MIHQKITPCLWVEKDAKAVVEYYLSIFKDGKLKDYRLFTQMPKDGNPANSADDNLSGEFDTAVMEIAGVEFSILAAGPMFKFTEAISMVINCKDQAEVDYYWEALTSNGGEEGPCGWCKDKYGLSWQVVPTEYFDLIHHSDPAISRKALMNTFSQKKIIIADLK
- a CDS encoding YdeI/OmpD-associated family protein, with product MQEKKIDVFYPKSQTAWRKWLEKNHLSKQAVWLVYYNKKSGKKSITWSNAVDEALCFGWIDSKIIKVDEDASHQYFSRRKPKSTWSKINKDKVEQLIASGQMAEAGLASIELAKQNGSWTILDDVEALIIPPDLEAALARKPRSKAFYHSLSKSAQKSILSWLVFARTPETRKKRISEIIESAAKQLKPVHLR
- a CDS encoding SDR family oxidoreductase produces the protein MNSFFSNKVVIVTGGTDGIGRAMVDQLLQSGAKVSTCGRNPDKLYQLQSQYPSSPLHTMIADVSNENDCRRLVEMTIKMFGGVDILINNAGISMRAEMTEASTEVIRTVMEINFFGSVYCTHYALSSILERKGTIVGVSSIAGYRGLPGRSGYSASKFALRGWLEALRTEMLESGVNVMWVCPGFTTSNIRNAALNKEGQAHGESPMDEGKMMTAEECSHIILNGIRKRKREIVMTFTGKRAVFLNKFFPSFADKMTRKFFYKEGKLVK
- a CDS encoding SAM-dependent chlorinase/fluorinase, with the translated sequence MALITLTSEMGHQDYLVSAVKATLLGIDPGFTIVDVSHSIPAFNYPQAAYVCRNAFKHFPEYSYHLVLVNLFDRKPEQLLLAFHQNQYILCADNGLLTMILEEKPEMIIGIPLKSTEKTTIGIAAAMGRVAHELVNGTSIKDIGVPDVNYLEKNPLRPVVDDLGMEGKIIFIDQFENVVVNITREEFERNRNGRKFQIIFKRDEVIDRISQTYADAPEGEKLALFNSAGYLEIAINKGNAAGLFGLKGYNEKNGRVSAILQNQLFYQTIRIHFEP
- a CDS encoding 5'(3')-deoxyribonucleotidase, with amino-acid sequence MTNPRLRIAVDMDGVLADVAEQFLRYHERDFGERKSLAEVAGVEELDAFPHSRKHVYEPGFFLTAPVIPHSQEVLKALHDRFDVFIVSAATEFPQSLPEKQVWLGQHFPFISWQQMVFCGSKTIIRADWMIDDHFKNLDHFSGDTILFSQPHNLLRENGRHRRVQGWTEVWDIFNS